A DNA window from Cobetia marina contains the following coding sequences:
- the grpE gene encoding nucleotide exchange factor GrpE, with the protein MAQDPQTPMDEELQRAARDAEPQPETPEGEVIEDILDATDVAAESEGELIDNPEAEMLAAQVEELEQAVKEAKDQALRSAAEAQNARRRAEQDAEKARKFALEKFVKEMLPVVDSLEKALESMSDDEAAKAHVEGIEMTLKMQLDALNKSGVEQLDPHGEPFDPEYHQAVAMVPSPDAEPNSVIDVMQKGYTLNGRLVRPAMVAVSKAN; encoded by the coding sequence ATGGCTCAGGATCCGCAGACCCCGATGGATGAAGAACTTCAGCGTGCCGCTCGCGACGCCGAGCCGCAGCCGGAAACTCCGGAAGGCGAAGTGATTGAAGACATACTGGATGCCACCGATGTCGCCGCCGAAAGCGAAGGTGAGCTGATCGACAATCCGGAAGCCGAGATGCTGGCCGCTCAGGTCGAGGAACTCGAGCAGGCGGTGAAGGAGGCGAAGGACCAGGCGCTGCGTTCAGCTGCCGAGGCGCAGAACGCGCGCCGTCGCGCCGAGCAGGATGCCGAGAAGGCTCGCAAGTTCGCGCTGGAGAAGTTCGTCAAGGAAATGCTGCCGGTGGTGGACTCGCTCGAGAAGGCGCTTGAGTCCATGAGCGACGACGAGGCAGCCAAGGCACATGTCGAAGGTATCGAGATGACCTTGAAAATGCAGCTGGATGCCCTGAACAAGTCAGGCGTCGAGCAGCTGGACCCCCACGGCGAGCCCTTCGACCCGGAATACCATCAGGCGGTCGCCATGGTGCCATCTCCGGATGCCGAGCCGAACAGCGTCATCGACGTGATGCAGAAGGGCTACACCCTCAATGGTCGCCTGGTGCGTCCGGCGATGGTCGCGGTCAGCAAGGCCAACTGA
- the recN gene encoding DNA repair protein RecN, producing MLLQLAIQDFAIVETLELDFRRGMTAITGETGAGKSILLGALGLCLGERADAGSVRHGADRADLIARFDITSLSDAREWLDERELGSDDCLLRRVITASGRSKAWINGTPCTIADLRELGEHLIDIHSQHAHHSLLKEETHLRQLDEYAGIETQVTQLREDFRHWQEAHRRLKRMSNDGDEVRARRQLLRYQVEELDELALSEGELEALEQEQETLANAEQILSEAQAAAECCDHDDEGALARLNQAVARLTHLPGSEQGSLASALGMLEEARIQIEEAARELNRFVEVTELDPERLAFVDERLGRIHQIARKHHVLPEELHGLHQRLSEELEGLGGDEEAIEALRQEVAARRDAWKILATEVGTSRAAAAPQLASDIQDQLAFLGMGKATFEVAVEPRERPQPEGMERIHFRISANPGQPPRALAKVASGGELSRVSLAIQVVAASRSTIPSLVFDEVDVGISGATAEIVGQLLRRLGDKGQVLTVTHLPQVAAQAHQHLHIEKQAEKNTTRTHMALLDESGRVRELARMLGGIHLSEQTLAHAREMLSAADSRH from the coding sequence ATGCTGCTACAGCTCGCCATTCAAGATTTCGCCATCGTCGAGACACTGGAACTCGATTTTCGCCGCGGCATGACCGCCATCACCGGCGAGACGGGGGCCGGCAAGTCCATCCTGCTCGGTGCGCTCGGTCTGTGCCTGGGCGAACGTGCCGATGCCGGCAGCGTGCGACACGGCGCGGATCGCGCGGATCTCATCGCACGCTTCGATATCACAAGCCTCAGCGACGCGCGTGAATGGCTGGACGAACGCGAGCTGGGCAGCGACGACTGCCTGCTGCGCCGGGTGATCACCGCCAGCGGACGCTCGAAGGCCTGGATCAACGGCACCCCCTGCACCATCGCGGACCTGCGGGAACTGGGTGAGCACCTGATCGACATCCATTCCCAGCACGCCCACCACTCGCTGTTGAAGGAAGAGACGCACCTGCGTCAGCTCGACGAGTACGCCGGGATCGAGACGCAGGTCACGCAGCTGCGCGAGGACTTCCGCCACTGGCAGGAGGCACATCGCCGCCTCAAGCGCATGAGCAATGATGGCGACGAGGTACGCGCTCGTCGCCAGCTGTTGCGCTATCAGGTCGAGGAGCTTGATGAGCTGGCACTCAGCGAGGGCGAGCTGGAGGCACTGGAGCAGGAGCAGGAAACCCTGGCCAATGCCGAACAGATTCTCAGCGAGGCGCAGGCCGCCGCCGAGTGCTGCGATCATGATGATGAAGGTGCCCTCGCGCGCCTCAATCAGGCCGTGGCGCGACTGACACACCTGCCGGGCAGCGAGCAGGGTTCGCTGGCCAGCGCACTGGGCATGTTGGAAGAGGCACGCATCCAGATAGAAGAAGCGGCACGCGAGCTGAACCGCTTCGTCGAAGTCACCGAACTCGACCCGGAGCGTCTGGCCTTCGTCGATGAGCGCCTTGGGCGCATCCACCAGATCGCCCGCAAGCATCATGTCTTGCCCGAGGAGCTGCATGGCCTGCACCAGCGACTGAGCGAGGAGCTGGAAGGGCTCGGGGGTGACGAGGAGGCCATCGAGGCCCTGCGTCAGGAAGTGGCGGCCCGCCGGGATGCCTGGAAGATCCTGGCTACTGAGGTCGGTACGTCACGAGCCGCTGCCGCCCCTCAGCTGGCCAGCGACATCCAGGATCAACTGGCCTTCCTCGGCATGGGCAAGGCGACGTTCGAGGTTGCCGTCGAGCCACGCGAGCGCCCGCAACCCGAAGGCATGGAGCGCATCCACTTCCGCATCAGTGCCAACCCGGGGCAGCCGCCGCGGGCGCTGGCCAAGGTCGCTTCGGGCGGTGAACTGTCCCGCGTCTCGCTGGCCATTCAGGTGGTGGCCGCCAGTCGCTCGACCATTCCGAGCCTGGTCTTCGATGAAGTGGATGTCGGCATCTCCGGTGCGACCGCCGAGATCGTCGGTCAGCTGCTGCGCCGACTGGGCGACAAGGGTCAGGTGCTGACCGTCACCCACCTGCCTCAGGTCGCGGCCCAGGCGCATCAACATCTGCATATCGAGAAGCAGGCAGAGAAGAACACCACACGTACCCACATGGCACTGCTGGACGAGAGTGGCCGCGTGCGGGAACTGGCACGCATGCTGGGCGGCATTCACCTGTCCGAGCAGACCCTGGCACACGCTCGCGAGATGCTCAGCGCGGCGGACAGCCGTCACTGA
- the fur gene encoding ferric iron uptake transcriptional regulator encodes MADQNHELRKAGLKVTLPRVKILQILEKSMDRHLSAEDVYKALLEAGEDVGLATVYRVLTQFETAGLVMRHNFDGGHAVFELSQEEHHDHMVCLDSGEIIEFCDPEIERRQREIVEEHGYELVEHALVLYVRPKDTKSDS; translated from the coding sequence ATGGCCGATCAGAACCATGAACTGCGCAAGGCGGGACTCAAGGTAACCCTACCGCGAGTCAAGATCCTGCAGATCCTCGAGAAATCGATGGATCGACACCTGAGTGCCGAGGACGTGTACAAGGCGTTGCTTGAGGCTGGCGAAGATGTCGGTCTGGCGACGGTTTATCGTGTGCTCACCCAGTTTGAAACTGCTGGACTGGTGATGCGTCACAATTTCGATGGCGGCCATGCTGTCTTCGAATTGTCCCAGGAAGAACACCATGACCACATGGTATGTCTGGACAGCGGCGAGATCATAGAGTTCTGTGATCCCGAGATCGAGCGCCGCCAGCGCGAGATCGTCGAGGAGCATGGCTATGAGCTGGTCGAGCATGCGCTGGTGCTCTACGTGCGTCCCAAGGACACCAAGAGCGACAGCTGA
- a CDS encoding outer membrane protein assembly factor BamE — MQNLIKTVAFCSALSLLTGCSYFSVYKRDLPQGNLIKPEMVEQLKPGMSREQVIYVMGSPLLTAPFSENSWDYVYRLKKADGEIINKRVTLNFDGDVLSTIDKSGDIDKETVIVPDLDIDPRAAQPNRNDSGAGAADLPDEL, encoded by the coding sequence ATGCAAAACTTGATCAAAACAGTCGCCTTTTGCAGCGCCCTGTCGCTGCTCACCGGGTGTAGCTACTTCAGCGTCTACAAGCGCGACCTTCCACAGGGCAACCTGATCAAGCCGGAAATGGTCGAGCAATTGAAGCCGGGCATGAGCCGCGAACAGGTCATCTATGTGATGGGTTCACCGCTGCTAACCGCTCCCTTCAGTGAGAATAGCTGGGACTACGTATATCGCCTCAAGAAAGCGGACGGCGAGATCATCAACAAGCGCGTCACGCTGAATTTCGACGGCGATGTGCTTTCCACCATCGACAAGAGCGGCGACATCGACAAGGAAACCGTCATCGTGCCGGACCTCGACATCGACCCGCGTGCCGCACAGCCGAACCGCAACGACAGTGGTGCAGGCGCCGCTGACCTGCCGGACGAGCTGTAA
- a CDS encoding RnfH family protein, translating into MSDRITVEVAYALPEKQKIVSLAVAPGTTAREAVRMAHLEQHFPTLGAEVFLEADLGIFGKALRKPDEHVLDAGDRVEVYRALINDPKLARKRRADKARAEK; encoded by the coding sequence ATGAGCGACAGAATCACGGTCGAGGTGGCCTATGCGCTGCCGGAGAAGCAGAAGATCGTCTCCCTGGCCGTCGCGCCGGGAACCACGGCGCGCGAGGCCGTACGCATGGCACATCTCGAGCAACATTTCCCGACACTGGGCGCCGAGGTCTTTCTCGAGGCGGATCTCGGGATCTTCGGCAAGGCGCTGCGCAAGCCCGATGAGCACGTGCTGGATGCCGGTGACCGGGTCGAGGTCTACCGTGCCTTGATCAACGACCCCAAGCTTGCTCGCAAGCGCCGAGCCGACAAGGCACGCGCCGAGAAGTAG
- a CDS encoding type II toxin-antitoxin system RatA family toxin: MPTVNRSALVRHSAQAMFDLVNDFERYPEFLPGCSDAQLLEQDDAHLVGRLTLSKAGMEQSFVTRNDLFAPQRIELSLVDGPFKRLEGRWLFTPLSEDACKVSLELDFEFSNRLLGMAFGKLFSQVAGQMVEAFTRRADQLYGAN; this comes from the coding sequence ATGCCTACGGTCAACCGGTCTGCCCTGGTTCGGCACTCGGCCCAGGCGATGTTCGATCTGGTCAATGATTTCGAGCGTTACCCCGAATTCCTGCCGGGCTGCAGTGATGCCCAGTTGCTTGAGCAGGATGACGCCCATCTGGTGGGCAGGCTGACTCTGTCCAAGGCGGGCATGGAGCAGAGCTTCGTGACCCGCAATGATCTGTTCGCCCCCCAGCGCATAGAGTTGAGTCTGGTCGACGGCCCTTTCAAGCGTCTCGAGGGACGCTGGCTGTTCACGCCGCTGAGCGAGGATGCCTGCAAGGTCTCGCTGGAGCTGGATTTCGAATTCAGCAATCGCCTGCTGGGCATGGCCTTCGGCAAGTTGTTCAGTCAGGTCGCCGGTCAGATGGTCGAGGCGTTCACGCGGCGTGCTGACCAGCTGTACGGCGCGAATTGA
- the smpB gene encoding SsrA-binding protein SmpB encodes MGKKKKPQQGGNLIAQNKKARHEYHIEEAFEAGLVLAGWEVKALRAGKGQLTDTYIVIKNGEAWLLGCHIHPLETVNTHAVADPQRTRKLLLHKKQIARIFSRTQDKGHTCVPIKLYWKNAIVKCEIALVEGKKMHDKRATEKDRDWNRQKARILRDR; translated from the coding sequence ATGGGCAAGAAAAAGAAACCCCAACAGGGCGGCAACCTGATCGCCCAGAACAAGAAGGCACGCCACGAATACCACATCGAGGAAGCCTTCGAGGCGGGGCTGGTACTGGCAGGCTGGGAGGTCAAGGCGCTACGGGCGGGCAAGGGCCAGCTGACGGACACCTACATCGTGATCAAGAACGGTGAGGCCTGGCTGCTCGGCTGTCATATCCATCCGCTGGAGACGGTCAACACCCACGCGGTGGCGGACCCGCAACGCACGCGCAAGCTGTTGCTGCACAAGAAGCAGATCGCGCGCATCTTCTCGCGCACCCAGGACAAGGGTCACACCTGTGTCCCCATCAAGCTGTACTGGAAGAACGCGATCGTGAAATGCGAGATCGCGCTGGTGGAAGGCAAGAAGATGCATGACAAGCGTGCCACCGAGAAGGACCGTGACTGGAATCGCCAGAAGGCACGAATCCTGCGGGATCGCTGA
- a CDS encoding ABC transporter ATP-binding protein, producing MSAEHHPRCGDAVDATLKASELSLGYGSGQRHVAVIDALTLALPDGKVTAIVGPNGCGKSTLLAGLARLQAPHAGAVLLEGQDIRRLGRRDVAQRIALLPQETHSPEGVTVHELVRFGRQPHQGAFRQWSQEDQVVVSAAIAAADIESLADRELASMSGGQRQRAWIAMALAQQTPLLLLDEPTSALDLGHQIEVFELIQRLAHEEGKTIVMVVHDLASACRYADHLVAMHAGSVVAEGPPSEVVTPALVRKLYGVECRLIPDPETGTPLLIGVRRTDERLSGSAT from the coding sequence ATGAGCGCTGAACATCATCCACGCTGCGGGGACGCCGTGGACGCCACTCTCAAGGCCAGTGAGCTGTCGCTGGGGTATGGCAGCGGACAGCGGCATGTGGCCGTGATCGATGCGCTGACGCTGGCGCTGCCGGATGGCAAGGTGACGGCCATCGTCGGGCCCAACGGCTGTGGCAAGTCCACGCTGCTGGCCGGTCTGGCTCGCCTGCAGGCACCGCATGCCGGCGCGGTATTGCTGGAGGGCCAGGACATACGGCGTCTCGGGCGCCGTGATGTCGCGCAGCGCATCGCGTTGCTGCCCCAGGAGACGCACTCGCCGGAAGGCGTGACGGTGCATGAGCTGGTGCGCTTCGGTCGCCAGCCGCATCAGGGAGCCTTCCGTCAGTGGTCGCAGGAGGATCAGGTGGTGGTCTCGGCGGCGATCGCGGCCGCTGACATCGAGAGTCTGGCCGACCGTGAGCTGGCCTCCATGTCCGGTGGCCAGCGTCAGCGTGCCTGGATCGCGATGGCGCTGGCGCAGCAGACGCCGCTGCTGTTGCTGGATGAGCCGACCTCGGCGCTGGATCTCGGCCATCAGATCGAGGTCTTCGAACTGATCCAGCGGCTGGCCCACGAGGAAGGCAAGACCATCGTGATGGTGGTGCATGACCTGGCCAGTGCCTGTCGCTATGCCGACCACCTCGTGGCGATGCATGCGGGCAGCGTGGTCGCGGAAGGTCCGCCCTCCGAAGTGGTGACACCGGCGCTGGTGCGCAAGCTCTACGGTGTCGAATGCCGGCTGATTCCTGACCCCGAGACCGGTACCCCGCTGTTGATCGGCGTGCGGCGCACGGACGAGCGCCTGAGTGGCAGTGCTACCTGA
- a CDS encoding FecCD family ABC transporter permease, which produces MYRSAPSSSASSDAGVPRRQASCPVATAPADTFWWRCGPLSLLWHRAPLLANLGLLLALLSACVAALMLGSAGLGPYAALKAAFGHGEFADVFVVRELRLPRLLAGLGTGAAFSLAGCLMQTLASNRLATPGIIGIDNGATAFAVASVVGLGASLAPPAMALSGAVVATALAFGLSGGIGTRGYRFLVAGIGVGALFGAGTQLMLARVSIDVANSAYPWTVGSLNARDASSLEWLGIALLLAVPAALWLGRGLNTLRFTDSVAIGLGQHVARVRMATLWLSVLLTAAAVAVAGPVGMVALVGPEIARYLSRHKGVPLLGSALAGALVMVLADLAGRTLLSPLEIPVGIVMAVVGSPYLLWILLRSPR; this is translated from the coding sequence ATGTATCGCTCCGCTCCTTCTTCATCGGCCTCTTCTGATGCCGGGGTGCCTCGGCGCCAGGCATCATGCCCTGTCGCCACGGCACCGGCCGATACGTTCTGGTGGCGCTGCGGGCCCCTGTCGTTGCTGTGGCATCGGGCCCCATTGCTGGCCAACCTCGGTCTGCTGCTGGCACTGCTGAGTGCCTGCGTGGCCGCCTTGATGCTGGGCAGCGCGGGCCTGGGCCCCTACGCCGCCCTGAAGGCCGCGTTCGGCCATGGTGAATTCGCCGATGTCTTCGTGGTCCGGGAGCTGCGGCTGCCGAGACTGCTGGCCGGCCTCGGAACGGGCGCCGCCTTCTCGTTGGCTGGCTGTCTGATGCAGACACTGGCCAGCAACCGTCTCGCCACGCCGGGCATCATCGGCATCGACAATGGCGCGACCGCCTTTGCGGTTGCCTCCGTCGTCGGGCTCGGCGCCTCGCTGGCGCCACCGGCGATGGCACTGAGCGGCGCCGTGGTCGCCACGGCGCTGGCCTTCGGGCTTTCCGGTGGCATCGGCACGCGCGGCTATCGCTTCCTGGTCGCGGGGATCGGCGTCGGGGCGCTGTTCGGTGCCGGTACCCAGCTGATGCTGGCGCGGGTGTCCATCGATGTCGCCAACAGCGCCTATCCGTGGACGGTGGGGAGCCTCAACGCACGGGATGCCTCCTCGCTCGAATGGCTGGGGATTGCCTTGCTGCTGGCGGTGCCGGCGGCGTTGTGGCTGGGGCGAGGGCTCAATACGCTGCGCTTTACCGATTCTGTCGCCATCGGACTTGGTCAGCATGTCGCCCGTGTGCGCATGGCGACGCTGTGGCTCTCGGTACTGCTGACGGCCGCCGCGGTGGCCGTGGCCGGCCCGGTGGGCATGGTGGCGTTGGTCGGTCCCGAGATCGCCCGCTACCTGTCGCGCCACAAGGGAGTGCCCTTGCTGGGTTCGGCATTGGCAGGGGCGCTGGTGATGGTGCTGGCGGACCTCGCGGGACGCACGTTGCTGTCACCTCTCGAGATTCCGGTCGGTATCGTGATGGCGGTGGTCGGCAGCCCCTATCTGCTGTGGATCCTGCTGCGCAGCCCGCGCTAG
- a CDS encoding FecCD family ABC transporter permease, whose amino-acid sequence MPVACLAAVLACLASLLWGAGDIGPAQAWAVLMGQGSEEARFVVTELRAPRTVIGIAVGMMLACGGALMQVVARNPLAEPGLLGVSAGAAFAVAIALLLGMEAAGLHVLVAQAGALLGCLFVMSTVRLSGARQDPVRLVLAGAALSSLLVALTSLVLLIDQRAADEIRFWVIGSLAGRSLEALGGSLPSLMLALALTLWLVRPLAALALGEAVASGLGHHPGRVRKLTVLVVALLVGAATALAGPIAFVGLAVPYVARALCGADIRRTLWLCLPLGVVMLVSADVVSRLLVRPSELPLGVLTTLLGAPVLIAVVRARRLPIL is encoded by the coding sequence ATGCCAGTGGCGTGTCTGGCGGCGGTACTGGCCTGCCTGGCCAGTCTGTTGTGGGGCGCGGGAGATATCGGCCCTGCCCAGGCGTGGGCGGTATTGATGGGGCAGGGCAGCGAGGAGGCCCGCTTCGTGGTCACCGAGCTGCGTGCACCGCGTACCGTGATCGGCATCGCCGTGGGCATGATGCTGGCCTGCGGCGGCGCATTGATGCAGGTGGTCGCACGCAATCCCCTGGCGGAGCCGGGGCTGCTGGGTGTCAGCGCAGGCGCGGCCTTTGCCGTCGCCATCGCCCTGTTGCTGGGGATGGAGGCCGCAGGCCTGCATGTGCTGGTGGCTCAGGCTGGCGCCTTGCTGGGCTGCCTGTTCGTGATGAGCACGGTGCGGCTGAGTGGTGCACGCCAGGACCCCGTGCGCCTGGTACTGGCCGGTGCAGCGCTTTCCAGCCTGCTGGTGGCTCTCACGTCGCTGGTATTGCTGATCGACCAGCGCGCGGCAGACGAGATCCGTTTCTGGGTCATCGGCAGTCTGGCAGGGCGTTCGCTGGAGGCGCTGGGTGGCAGCCTGCCGAGCCTCATGCTCGCCCTCGCGTTGACGCTGTGGCTGGTCAGGCCGCTGGCGGCATTGGCGCTGGGAGAGGCGGTGGCCAGTGGACTTGGCCATCACCCGGGGCGCGTGCGCAAGCTGACGGTACTGGTGGTCGCGTTGCTGGTCGGGGCCGCCACGGCCCTCGCGGGGCCGATCGCCTTCGTGGGACTGGCCGTGCCTTATGTCGCGCGTGCGCTGTGTGGCGCGGATATCCGCCGCACCTTGTGGTTGTGCCTGCCGCTGGGCGTGGTGATGCTGGTGAGCGCCGACGTGGTCTCGCGTCTGCTCGTTCGTCCTTCCGAGTTGCCGCTGGGCGTGCTGACCACGCTGCTGGGCGCGCCGGTACTGATTGCCGTGGTGCGCGCTCGTCGCCTGCCGATTCTGTGA
- a CDS encoding ABC transporter substrate-binding protein yields MTHSSHVFAVPALSRLRRGLMASLAVVLMGATVSAEAREVQTAYGELELEGTPQRVVTLYEGALDVAVASEVTPLGAVTTRGGDGVASYLQSRVPEIEIVGTPREFNLEAIVALKPDMILAPPGLDKAQYQLMSRLAPTIVPGGEALSREAWKQQSRVYALALGEEAEAELEARLAAIDAHAARLKAEMTTPQTASLVRRMPGGLMAMSDELFATGLLAATGYQLVGGDLVKPGRPHSDPLSDENMARIDADTLFLATLDDSSEAAADALAKEPAFQRLEHASRDSLVGVNGQLWTSASGPLAAEALLKDIEQARSDG; encoded by the coding sequence ATGACCCACTCTTCCCATGTGTTTGCTGTTCCTGCCCTGTCCCGCCTGCGTCGTGGGCTGATGGCGTCACTGGCGGTCGTGTTGATGGGAGCCACGGTGTCTGCCGAGGCTCGTGAGGTCCAGACCGCCTATGGTGAACTGGAGCTCGAGGGCACTCCGCAGCGCGTGGTCACGCTCTATGAAGGGGCATTGGATGTGGCGGTCGCCAGCGAGGTGACGCCGCTGGGCGCGGTCACCACGCGCGGCGGTGATGGCGTGGCCAGCTATCTCCAATCTCGGGTGCCGGAGATCGAGATCGTCGGTACACCGCGAGAGTTCAATCTCGAGGCCATCGTGGCGCTCAAGCCGGACATGATTCTGGCTCCCCCGGGGCTGGACAAGGCGCAATATCAGCTGATGTCGCGTCTGGCGCCGACCATCGTGCCAGGCGGGGAGGCGCTCAGCCGGGAGGCCTGGAAGCAGCAGAGCCGAGTCTATGCCCTGGCGCTCGGGGAAGAGGCCGAAGCGGAGCTCGAGGCGCGTCTGGCCGCCATCGACGCTCACGCGGCGCGCCTGAAGGCCGAGATGACTACACCGCAGACTGCCAGCCTGGTGCGTCGCATGCCGGGTGGCCTGATGGCGATGTCCGATGAGCTGTTCGCGACCGGCTTGCTCGCCGCGACCGGCTATCAGCTGGTGGGCGGGGATCTGGTCAAGCCGGGGCGTCCGCACTCCGACCCGCTGAGCGATGAGAACATGGCGCGCATCGATGCCGACACACTCTTCCTGGCGACCCTGGATGATTCCTCTGAGGCTGCCGCTGACGCCCTGGCGAAGGAGCCGGCCTTCCAGCGTCTCGAGCACGCATCGCGTGACAGTCTGGTCGGCGTCAATGGTCAGTTGTGGACCAGTGCCAGTGGCCCGCTGGCGGCCGAGGCGCTGCTCAAGGACATCGAGCAGGCGCGCAGTGATGGGTAA